In one window of Gossypium hirsutum isolate 1008001.06 chromosome A01, Gossypium_hirsutum_v2.1, whole genome shotgun sequence DNA:
- the LOC107925418 gene encoding basic form of pathogenesis-related protein 1, with protein sequence MGSQFSVAICLMAFTLACVSLAQNPSNEDYLNVHNAARAEVGVGPMTWDATVAAYAQQYASKRIADCDLIHSTGPYGENLAEASYALSGAEAVTLWVDEKPHYNYDANQCVGGECLHYTQVVWRNSTRLGCARVKCSSGWWFVTCNYDPPGNIVGERPY encoded by the coding sequence ATGGGATCCCAATTTTCAGTAGCTATTTGCCTAATGGCTTTCACTCTTGCTTGTGTATCCCTTGCCCAAAACCCCTCTAATGAAGATTACCTTAACGTCCATAATGCAGCTCGTGCAGAGGTTGGGGTTGGACCAATGACTTGGGATGCCACTGTCGCTGCCTATGCACAGCAATATGCTAGTAAAAGGATTGCAGACTGTGATTTGATTCATTCAACTGGACCCTATGGTGAGAACCTTGCGGAAGCCTCCTACGCCTTAAGTGGTGCGGAAGCAGTGACATTGTGGGTGGACGAGAAGCCTCACTACAACTACGACGCCAATCAATGTGTTGGTGGAGAGTGTTTGCATTATACGCAGGTGGTTTGGCGAAATTCAACCCGCCTGGGGTGTGCTAGAGTTAAGTGCAGCAGTGGCTGGTGGTTCGTCACCTGCAACTATGATCCTCCAGGGAACATTGTTGGTGAACGTCCCTATTAA
- the LOC107925371 gene encoding potassium transporter 5, whose amino-acid sequence MEENKAGMAENVEKGEEIEMAAAEADKNRLKERKFSWAKLRRVDSLNLEAGRLSFSSTKSPHSKVDWMRTLSLAFQSIGVIYGDIGTSPLYVYASTFTDGIGHQDNLIAVLSLIIYSIVLIPFFKYAFLVLRANDNGEGGTFALYSLLCRHVKLSLLPNQQPEDRELSNYQLDTPSSQLNRAYKIRGKMENSLKVKLTIFVVTILATSMVIGDGVLTPSISVLSAVGGIDSLGQDAVVGISVVILVILFCVQRFGTDKVGYSFAPIICLWFTFLSGIGLYNLFTYGWGVLRAFNPLYIVDYFKRRGKDGWISLGGVVLCITGTEAMFADLGHFNVRAVQISFSTITLPALLTVYSGQAAYLTKHPEHVGDTFYKSIPDPIYWPTFVVAVAASIIASQAMISGAFSIISQSLTLGCFPRVNVVHTSTEYEGQVYIPEVNYMLMIACVAVTVGFRTTENIGHAYGIAVVAVMVITTCMVTLIMLVIWKTSILWIALFCVFFGTIEAIYLSSVLYKFVEGGYLPLAFSFILMTIMGIWHYVHQKRYEFELNNKVSKEYIKQLVDDPRINRVPGIGLLYSELVQGIPPIFPHFISSIPSMHSVLVFVSIKKLPISKVRPEERFLFRHVEPREYRMFRCVVRYGYKDFMGTPVEFEQQLVEKLKEFIRHEYFMAEGEAAVVENPPQSSNILVNQGKDKGSSRRAVFVEETLNQLNQSHRSSASIQSFNVAKLNNSSSGIVSAAPPLLGAEEEIQFVQKAKDEGIIYLLGEAEVMAKPNSSYTKRMIVDYGYNFLRRNFRQGEKVMMIPQTRLLRVGMTYEI is encoded by the exons ATGGAAGAGAACAAAGCAGGTATGGCCGAGAATGTGGAGAAAGGTGAGGAGATAGAGATGGCAGCAGCAGAAGCTGATAAAAACCGACTAAAAGAACGAAAGTTCTCGTGGGCCAAGCTGCGCCGTGTGGATTCTCTCAATTTGGAGGCTGGCAGACTTTCATTTTCTTCAACCAAGTCCCCCCATTCCAAG GTGGATTGGATGAGGACGTTGAGTTTAGCATTTCAGTCTATTGGAGTGATATACGGAGATATTGGAACATCTCCGCTTTATGTATACGCCAGTACTTTCACTGACGGTATTGGTCACCAAGATAACCTTATTGCGGTTCTTTCCCTCATCATCTACTCCATAGTTCTAATCCCTTTTTTCAAGTATGCATTCCTTGTCTTGAGAGCCAATGACAACGGTGAAG GTGGAACATTTGCGCTGTATTCTTTGTTGTGCCGACATGTGAAACTGAGCTTACTTCCGAATCAACAACCGGAGGATAGAGAGCTGTCTAACTACCAGTTGGACACTCCATCCAGCCAGTTGAATCGAGCATATAAAATTAGAGGAAAGATGGAGAACAGTTTAAAAGTCAAACTTACTATTTTCGTGGTCACTATCCTTGCGACTTCAATGGTTATAGGTGATGGGGTTTTGACCCCATCTATCTCAG TTCTTTCTGCGGTTGGTGGCATCGATTCCTTAGGGCAAG ACGCTGTGGTGGGAATTTCTGTGGTAATTCTGGTCATCCTGTTCTGCGTTCAACGATTTGGAACTGACAAAGTGGGATATTCATTTGCCCCAATCATATGCCTGTGGTTTACCTTCCTAAGTGGCATTGGTTTGTACAACCTCTTCACATATGGTTGGGGTGTATTACGTGCGTTTAATCCGTTGTATATAGTGGATTACTTCAAAAGACGCGGTAAGGATGGGTGGATATCACTTGGAGGAGTAGTACTTTGCATTACAG GAACTGAGGCTATGTTTGCTGATCTGGGTCACTTCAATGTTCGAGCAGTTCAA ATTAGTTTCTCCACTATTACCTTGCCTGCTTTACTTACTGTATATAGTGGCCAAGCTGCCTACCTCACAAAACACCCTGAACACGTTGGGGACACTTTCTACAAATCTATTCCAG ATCCAATCTATTGGCCAACATTTGTAGTAGCTGTAGCTGCTTCCATTATTGCAAGCCAAGCTATGATATCAGGAGCATTTTCAATTATCTCTCAATCGTTAACACTGGGATGTTTTCCAAGAGTTAATGTGGTCCACACCTCCACTGAGTATGAGGGGCAGGTTTATATACCAGAAGTCAACTACATGCTCATGATTGCCTGTGTTGCAGTCACTGTTGGGTTCAGAACCACAGAAAACATCGGTCACGCATATG GAATTGCTGTTGTAGCTGTAATGGTGATCACAACATGTATGGTTACTCTTATCATGCTTGTTATATGGAAGACAAGCATATTATGGATCGCTCTCTTTTGTGTGTTCTTCGGCACTATAGAGGCCATATATCTCTCATCAGTCTTGTATAAATTCGTTGAAGGTGGCTACCTTCCACTGGCCTTCTCATTTATCCTAATGACAATCATGGGAATATGGCACTACGTGCACCAAAAAAGATACGAATTTGAGCTCAACAATAAGGTTTCAAAGGAATACATTAAGCAACTGGTGGACGATCCAAGGATCAACCGGGTACCAGGAATCGGTCTTTTGTACTCGGAGTTGGTTCAAGGCATACCTCCCATATTTCCTCATTTCATTTCTAGCATTCCTTCCATGCATTCAGTTCTAGTCTTTGTCTCCATTAAGAAACTTCCAATCAGTAAAGTAAGACCAGAGGAGCGTTTTCTCTTCAGACATGTCGAACCAAGAGAGTATCGAATGTTTCGTTGTGTTGTAAGATATGGTTATAAGGATTTCATGGGAACACCTGTAGAGTTTGAGCAACAACTGGTTGAGAAGCTGAAGGAATTCATTCGTCATGAATATTTCATGGCTGAAGGAGAGGCCGCAGTTGTAGAGAACCCGCCCCAGAGCTCCAATATTCTAGTAAATCAAGGAAAAGATAAAGGAAGTAGTAGAAGGGCTGTTTTTGTGGAGGAAACACTGAACCAACTCAACCAATCTCATCGTTCCTCAGCCTCCATCCAGTCATTCAATGTGGCCAAATTAAATAACTCGTCGAGTGGGATCGTATCAGCAGCACCACCCTTACTGGGAGCTGAAGAAGAGATTCAGTTTGTTCAGAAAGCAAAGGATGAAGGAATTATATACCTCCTAGGAGAAGCTGAAGTGATGGCTAAACCCAATTCTTCCTACACAAAGAGGATGATTGTGGATTATGGCTATAATTTTCTGAGGAGAAACTTCAGGCAAGGGGAGAAAGTGATGATGATACCACAAACCAGACTTCTAAGGGTTGGAATGACATACGAGATTTAA